Proteins from one Streptomyces sp. NBC_00289 genomic window:
- a CDS encoding MFS transporter, with product MSPASTGASTVMGADAVVPAVTDTRLSPGGPGYRRMSLALFLAGVATFALLYSTQALLPLISGEFGVAASEASWTVAAATGGLAVFVLPMSALSERFGRRTVMTASLAVAVAVGVLVPFAPSLTALVALRALQGAALAGLPASATAYLAEEVRPKALVTAIGLFVAGNSVGGMSGRVITGWVAQEWGWRIAVGVIGAIAVGCAVAFRVLLPAPKHFAPGSLRPRVLAGTVRDHLSDPLLRRLYAIGALFMTVFGGVYTVIGYRLTEAPFGLPQGIVGSIFLVYLVGTVSASTAGRLVGRLGRRGALYLAGGTTATGLLLTLADSLALVLLGLVLITAGFFAGHAVASSAVSKTATHGRAQASALYQSAYYIGSSAGSTVGAVAFHAGGWAGTVAVGVLAVLGVVAITVLGSRAARVAARRAPVPAH from the coding sequence ATGTCTCCCGCCAGTACCGGGGCGTCCACCGTCATGGGCGCCGATGCCGTTGTCCCCGCCGTCACCGACACCCGTCTGAGTCCGGGCGGCCCCGGCTACCGCCGGATGAGCCTCGCCCTCTTCCTGGCCGGTGTCGCGACCTTCGCGCTGCTCTACTCCACCCAGGCCCTGCTGCCGCTGATCTCCGGCGAGTTCGGGGTGGCGGCGAGCGAGGCGAGCTGGACGGTGGCGGCGGCGACCGGCGGCCTCGCGGTGTTCGTGCTCCCGATGAGCGCCCTGTCGGAACGGTTCGGACGGCGTACGGTCATGACGGCGTCGCTGGCGGTCGCGGTGGCCGTCGGCGTGCTGGTCCCCTTCGCCCCCTCGCTGACCGCGCTGGTCGCCCTGCGGGCCCTGCAGGGCGCGGCGCTGGCCGGTCTGCCGGCCTCGGCGACCGCGTACCTCGCGGAGGAGGTCCGGCCCAAGGCGCTGGTCACGGCGATCGGCCTGTTCGTCGCGGGCAACAGCGTCGGCGGGATGAGCGGCCGGGTCATCACGGGCTGGGTCGCGCAGGAGTGGGGCTGGCGGATCGCGGTCGGCGTGATCGGGGCGATCGCGGTGGGCTGCGCGGTGGCGTTCCGGGTGCTGCTGCCGGCGCCGAAGCACTTCGCGCCGGGCTCCCTGCGCCCGCGTGTGCTGGCCGGCACCGTGCGCGACCACCTGTCCGACCCGCTGCTGCGCCGGCTGTACGCGATCGGCGCCCTGTTCATGACGGTGTTCGGCGGGGTCTACACGGTGATCGGCTACCGCCTGACCGAGGCCCCCTTCGGCCTGCCCCAGGGCATCGTCGGCTCGATCTTCCTCGTCTACCTGGTCGGCACGGTGTCGGCGTCGACCGCGGGCAGGCTGGTGGGCCGTCTGGGCCGGCGCGGGGCCCTGTACCTGGCCGGCGGCACCACGGCGACGGGTCTGCTGCTGACCCTGGCGGACTCCCTGGCGCTGGTCCTGCTCGGCCTGGTCCTGATCACCGCCGGTTTCTTCGCGGGCCACGCGGTGGCGTCCTCGGCCGTCAGCAAGACGGCGACACACGGCCGCGCGCAGGCGTCCGCCCTCTACCAGTCGGCGTACTACATCGGTTCCAGCGCGGGCAGCACGGTGGGCGCGGTGGCCTTCCACGCGGGCGGCTGGGCCGGGACGGTGGCCGTCGGCGTGCTGGCGGTCCTGGGCGTCGTGGCGATCACCGTGCTCGGTTCGCGGGCGGCGCGGGTCGCCGCGCGGCGGGCGCCGGTACCCGCGCACTGA
- a CDS encoding sigma-70 family RNA polymerase sigma factor — MTNGTATTTDLDVRLEKHRTELTGYCYRMLGSSFEAEDAVQDTMVRAWRSYEKFEGRSSLRSWLYRIATNVCLDMLTAGNKRARPMDLTESTPLARAALSPRPDHTWLEPMPDARVLPVVEDPAEAAVAKESVRLAFMAALQQLPPKQRAVLILREVLAWRASEVAELLDTSVASVNSALQRARATLAERDEKGADAAVSDPLDEEQQKLLERYVAAFEGYDMTALTALLHEDAVMTMPPFDLWLTGQEDITGFMTTLGAACEGSRLLPVQVNGLPGFAQYKPDPEAGGFSPWAVQVLEISEGRLTGFHFFLDTQRWFPLFGLPLHLEAEADQVEEGV; from the coding sequence ATGACCAACGGCACGGCGACGACAACAGACCTCGACGTCAGGCTGGAGAAGCACCGGACCGAGCTGACCGGCTACTGCTACCGGATGCTCGGCTCCTCCTTCGAGGCCGAGGACGCGGTGCAGGACACGATGGTCCGCGCCTGGCGCAGCTACGAGAAGTTCGAGGGCCGCTCGAGCCTCCGTTCCTGGCTCTACCGCATCGCGACCAACGTCTGCCTGGACATGCTGACGGCGGGCAACAAGCGCGCCCGGCCCATGGACCTCACGGAGTCGACGCCCCTCGCCCGGGCCGCCCTCTCCCCCCGCCCCGACCACACCTGGCTGGAGCCGATGCCGGACGCGCGCGTCCTGCCGGTGGTCGAGGACCCGGCGGAGGCCGCGGTCGCCAAGGAGTCCGTGCGGCTCGCTTTCATGGCGGCCCTGCAGCAACTGCCGCCCAAGCAGCGCGCGGTGCTGATCCTGCGCGAAGTGCTGGCCTGGCGGGCGAGCGAGGTCGCCGAGCTGCTCGACACCTCCGTCGCGTCGGTCAACAGCGCCCTGCAGCGGGCCCGGGCGACACTCGCCGAGCGGGACGAGAAGGGGGCCGACGCGGCCGTGTCCGACCCGCTGGACGAGGAGCAGCAGAAGCTGCTGGAGCGCTATGTCGCCGCATTCGAGGGCTACGACATGACGGCGCTGACGGCGCTGCTGCACGAGGACGCGGTCATGACGATGCCGCCGTTCGACCTGTGGCTGACCGGCCAGGAGGACATCACCGGCTTCATGACCACGCTCGGCGCCGCCTGCGAGGGCTCGCGTCTGCTGCCGGTCCAGGTCAACGGCCTGCCGGGCTTCGCCCAGTACAAGCCGGACCCGGAGGCGGGCGGCTTCAGCCCCTGGGCGGTCCAGGTCCTGGAGATCTCAGAGGGCCGGCTCACCGGGTTCCACTTCTTCCTCGACACGCAGCGGTGGTTCCCGCTGTTCGGGCTGCCCCTCCATCTCGAAGCGGAGGCCGACCAGGTCGAGGAGGGCGTGTAA
- a CDS encoding STAS domain-containing protein has protein sequence MSCAHPPGLPFVDAMTPAVLVLAGPVTRDRVAGLCEDLRTLLEATGAGVVVCDAGGLGPPGLGTVDLLARLQLTARRAGVRLRLRDPDPALHALLDLVGLRFEMEGQPEQREPPLRVEEEVEPGEPAL, from the coding sequence ATGAGTTGTGCCCACCCGCCCGGTCTACCGTTCGTGGACGCCATGACACCCGCCGTACTCGTGCTGGCCGGCCCCGTCACCCGGGACCGGGTGGCGGGGCTGTGCGAGGACCTGCGGACGCTGTTGGAGGCCACCGGCGCCGGGGTGGTGGTGTGCGACGCCGGTGGGCTGGGCCCGCCGGGGCTCGGGACCGTCGACCTCCTGGCGCGGCTTCAGCTCACCGCCCGTCGGGCCGGGGTACGGCTCAGGCTGCGCGACCCGGACCCGGCCTTACACGCCCTCCTCGACCTGGTCGGCCTCCGCTTCGAGATGGAGGGGCAGCCCGAACAGCGGGAACCACCGCTGCGTGTCGAGGAAGAAGTGGAACCCGGTGAGCCGGCCCTCTGA
- a CDS encoding AEC family transporter: MQGVLTGFAVIAVVIGVGYVIGRRGHLGDQGREVLTKLAFHVASPALLFTTLARADLSVVFSSRLLVTALSTAAAAGVFVAVAVVRGWGVGRTTIGALCSSYVNAGNLGIPIAVYVLGDASLVAPVLLFQLVGVTPVALTILDLSGGGGQGPLWRRLLTPLRNPIAVGSLAGVAVSASGVRVPSPLMDPLTLIGNMSVPAVLLAFGISLCGSTWPGRGPDRHPVFLSVALKSVGQPVAAWALATGVFGLHGARLLDVVVTSALPAAQNLYTYASSYGVGERLARDSILLSTVLSVPVLVVVATLLG, encoded by the coding sequence GTGCAGGGAGTGCTGACGGGGTTCGCGGTCATCGCGGTGGTCATCGGCGTCGGCTACGTGATCGGCCGCCGCGGCCACCTCGGCGACCAGGGCCGCGAGGTGCTGACCAAGCTCGCCTTCCATGTGGCCAGCCCGGCCCTGTTGTTCACCACGCTCGCCCGGGCCGACCTGTCGGTGGTCTTCTCCAGCCGCCTGCTGGTGACGGCCCTGAGCACGGCCGCGGCGGCCGGCGTCTTCGTCGCGGTGGCTGTCGTACGGGGCTGGGGCGTGGGCCGGACGACGATCGGCGCGCTCTGCTCCAGTTACGTCAACGCCGGCAACCTGGGTATCCCGATCGCCGTGTACGTCCTCGGTGACGCGTCACTGGTGGCGCCGGTGCTGCTGTTCCAGCTCGTCGGCGTCACGCCGGTGGCGCTCACGATCCTGGACCTGTCGGGCGGGGGCGGGCAGGGCCCGCTGTGGCGACGGCTGCTGACACCGTTGCGCAACCCGATCGCGGTCGGCTCGCTGGCGGGGGTGGCGGTGTCGGCGTCCGGTGTGCGCGTTCCGAGCCCGCTCATGGATCCGCTGACGCTGATCGGCAACATGTCGGTCCCGGCGGTGCTGCTCGCCTTCGGCATCTCGCTGTGCGGCAGCACGTGGCCGGGCCGGGGCCCCGACCGCCACCCCGTGTTCCTGTCGGTCGCCCTGAAGTCGGTGGGCCAGCCGGTCGCGGCCTGGGCGCTCGCGACCGGCGTCTTCGGCCTGCACGGAGCCCGGCTGCTCGACGTGGTGGTGACATCGGCCCTGCCGGCCGCCCAGAACCTCTACACGTACGCGTCCAGCTACGGCGTGGGCGAACGCCTGGCCCGGGACTCGATCCTGCTGTCGACGGTGCTGTCGGTGCCGGTGCTGGTGGTCGTCGCGACGTTGTTGGGATGA
- a CDS encoding thymidine phosphorylase translates to MAMDAISVIRAKRDRGELSDGQIDWVIDAYTRGEVADEQMSALAMAILLNGMNRREIARWTAAMIDSGERMDFSALSRPTADKHSTGGVGDKITLPLAPLVAACGAAVPQLSGRGLGHTGGTLDKLESIPGWRALLSNEEMLHVLDTTGAVICAAGDGLAPADKKLYALRDVTGTVEAIPLIASSIMSKKIAEGTGSLVLDVKVGTGAFMKTIEDARELASTMVGLGTDHGVRTVALLTDMSTPLGLTAGNALEVRESVEVLAGGGPADVVELTIALAREMLDAAGVKGADPAKALADGSAMDVWRRMIAAQGGDPDAALPTSKEQHVVKAPSSGVLTRLDAYGVGVAAWRLGAGRARKEDPVQAGAGVELHAKPGDPVTAGQPLLTLHTDTPERFAYALEAVEGAYDVAPAGTDFTASPVVLERIA, encoded by the coding sequence ATGGCCATGGACGCCATCTCCGTCATCCGCGCCAAGCGGGACCGCGGTGAGCTCAGCGACGGGCAGATCGACTGGGTCATCGACGCGTACACCCGCGGAGAGGTCGCCGACGAGCAGATGTCCGCGCTCGCGATGGCCATCCTGCTCAACGGCATGAACCGCCGGGAGATCGCCCGCTGGACGGCCGCGATGATCGACTCCGGCGAGCGCATGGACTTCTCGGCCCTGTCCCGCCCCACCGCCGACAAGCACTCCACCGGCGGCGTCGGCGACAAGATCACCCTTCCGCTGGCCCCGCTGGTCGCCGCCTGCGGCGCGGCCGTCCCGCAGCTGTCGGGCCGGGGACTCGGCCACACCGGCGGCACGCTCGACAAGCTGGAGTCGATCCCCGGCTGGCGCGCGCTGCTCTCCAACGAGGAGATGCTGCACGTCCTGGACACCACCGGCGCGGTGATCTGCGCGGCCGGCGACGGCCTGGCCCCCGCCGACAAGAAGCTGTACGCGCTGCGCGACGTGACCGGCACCGTCGAGGCGATCCCGCTGATCGCCTCCTCGATCATGTCCAAGAAGATCGCCGAGGGCACCGGCTCCCTGGTCCTCGACGTCAAGGTCGGCACCGGCGCGTTCATGAAGACCATCGAGGACGCGCGCGAGCTGGCCTCCACGATGGTGGGACTGGGCACCGACCACGGGGTGCGGACCGTGGCCCTGCTGACGGACATGTCGACCCCGCTCGGCCTCACGGCGGGCAACGCGCTGGAGGTCCGCGAGTCGGTGGAGGTGCTGGCCGGCGGCGGCCCCGCGGACGTGGTGGAGCTGACCATCGCCCTGGCCCGCGAGATGCTGGACGCGGCGGGCGTGAAGGGCGCCGACCCGGCGAAGGCCCTGGCCGACGGCTCGGCGATGGACGTCTGGCGTCGCATGATCGCGGCCCAGGGCGGCGATCCGGACGCGGCCCTGCCCACCTCGAAGGAACAGCACGTCGTCAAGGCCCCGTCGTCCGGCGTCCTGACCCGCCTGGACGCCTACGGCGTCGGCGTCGCCGCCTGGCGTCTGGGTGCCGGCCGCGCCCGCAAGGAGGACCCGGTGCAGGCGGGCGCCGGCGTCGAGCTGCACGCCAAGCCCGGCGATCCGGTGACCGCGGGCCAGCCCCTGCTGACCCTGCACACGGACACCCCGGAGCGCTTCGCGTACGCGCTGGAGGCGGTCGAGGGGGCGTACGACGTCGCACCGGCCGGTACGGACTTCACGGCCTCGCCGGTGGTGCTGGAACGTATCGCCTGA
- a CDS encoding cytidine deaminase, giving the protein MTPPSAVDWDELRAAAREAMTRAYAPYSGYPVGVAALVDDGRTVSGCNVENASYGLGLCAECGLVSELQRSGGGRLTHFTCVDGKGDILVPCGRCRQLLYEFGGPGLLLETPAGVLPLAEMLPQAFGPGHLNR; this is encoded by the coding sequence GTGACCCCGCCGTCGGCCGTCGACTGGGACGAGTTGCGCGCGGCGGCCCGGGAGGCCATGACCCGCGCGTACGCCCCCTACTCGGGCTACCCGGTCGGGGTCGCGGCCCTGGTCGACGACGGGCGCACGGTCTCCGGCTGCAACGTCGAGAACGCCTCGTACGGGCTCGGGCTGTGCGCCGAGTGCGGACTCGTCTCGGAGCTTCAGCGCAGCGGGGGCGGCCGGCTGACGCACTTCACCTGCGTCGACGGCAAGGGCGACATCCTCGTGCCGTGCGGCCGTTGCCGGCAGCTGCTCTACGAGTTCGGCGGCCCCGGCCTGCTGCTCGAGACACCCGCGGGCGTCCTGCCGCTGGCGGAGATGCTGCCGCAGGCCTTCGGGCCCGGCCACCTCAACAGGTAA
- a CDS encoding ABC transporter permease, which yields MTATMTDTPPPAAPKADTGGTGSGRSLGRILTIVAGALILVAVVRIITGADQLTSEGQIGAALGLAVPIGLAGLAGLWSERAGVVNIGLEGMMILGTFGAGWVGWQTNPWLGLLCGIGFGVLGGLVHAIATITFGVDHIVSGVAVNLLALGTTQYLAKLFFSDGKAAEAGGNPKQSPPVESMGDITVPGLSDALQSVEKHHWFLISDLAGILGGLVTEVSVVTILAAVLFVASWWLLWRTPFGLRLRSCGENPIAAESLGVNVYRYKYVAVAVSGGLAGLGGAFLALVTSHIYLEGQTGGRGYIGLAAMIFGNWRPGGLAMGAGLFGYSDALQLRNGGETVHALLLLLVVLLAVLAGWKMYRKAHWQGGISLFVGGLVLLWYLVTDEVPSDFVGATPYVVTLLVLSLSAQRLRMPKADGMRYRKGQGK from the coding sequence ATGACTGCCACGATGACCGACACGCCGCCGCCCGCGGCCCCCAAGGCGGACACCGGCGGCACCGGCTCGGGCCGGTCGCTGGGCCGGATCCTCACGATCGTCGCGGGTGCGCTGATCCTGGTGGCGGTGGTCCGCATCATCACCGGCGCCGACCAGCTCACCTCCGAGGGGCAGATCGGTGCCGCGCTCGGCCTCGCCGTGCCCATCGGCCTCGCCGGTCTCGCGGGCCTGTGGTCCGAGCGGGCCGGCGTGGTCAACATCGGCCTCGAGGGCATGATGATCCTCGGCACCTTCGGCGCCGGCTGGGTCGGCTGGCAGACCAACCCGTGGCTCGGCCTGCTGTGCGGTATCGGCTTCGGTGTCCTCGGCGGCCTGGTGCACGCGATCGCGACCATCACCTTCGGTGTCGACCACATCGTCTCCGGCGTCGCGGTCAACCTGCTCGCGCTCGGCACCACCCAGTACCTCGCCAAGCTCTTCTTCTCGGACGGCAAGGCGGCGGAGGCGGGCGGCAACCCCAAGCAGTCCCCGCCGGTGGAGTCGATGGGCGACATCACCGTGCCCGGCCTCTCCGACGCGCTCCAGTCCGTCGAGAAGCACCACTGGTTCCTCATCTCCGACCTCGCGGGCATCCTCGGCGGTCTGGTCACCGAGGTGTCCGTGGTGACGATCCTGGCCGCGGTGCTGTTCGTCGCGAGCTGGTGGCTGCTGTGGCGCACCCCGTTCGGTCTGCGGCTGCGTTCCTGCGGTGAGAACCCGATCGCGGCGGAGTCGCTCGGCGTCAACGTCTACCGCTACAAGTACGTGGCCGTGGCCGTCTCCGGCGGCCTCGCCGGGCTCGGCGGCGCCTTCCTCGCGCTGGTCACCTCGCACATCTACCTGGAGGGCCAGACCGGCGGGCGCGGTTACATCGGTCTCGCGGCCATGATCTTCGGCAACTGGCGACCCGGTGGACTCGCGATGGGCGCGGGCCTGTTCGGCTACTCGGACGCGCTTCAGCTGCGCAACGGCGGCGAGACCGTGCACGCGCTGCTGCTCCTGCTCGTCGTGCTCCTCGCGGTGCTCGCCGGCTGGAAGATGTACCGCAAGGCGCACTGGCAGGGCGGCATCAGCCTCTTCGTCGGCGGGCTCGTCCTCCTCTGGTACCTGGTCACGGACGAGGTGCCGAGCGACTTCGTCGGCGCCACCCCGTACGTCGTCACCCTGCTCGTGCTGTCACTGTCCGCCCAGCGACTGCGGATGCCCAAGGCGGACGGCATGCGCTACCGCAAGGGGCAGGGCAAGTGA
- a CDS encoding ABC transporter permease translates to MKKLTSRIDKERLFLGLAAPLLALVAAIVVTALVILATGKNPFAAFSDMLTYGSASDSQVYILNKATTYYLAGVAVAIGFRMNLFNIGVDGQYRLAAFFAAVLGGALTLPGFVAVPLMIICAMGVGAVWAGIAGILKVTRGVSEVISTIMLNSIATAIIAYLLQPGKLAELQSGGTVVSTKPLPQDSWFFSIDTGAAGVLWGFIVIAVLVGVAYWFVLGRTRFGFDLRAVGQSESAAAASGVSVKRMIATSMLISGAVAGLIGMPTLLNDSHQFSNDFPSGIGFTGIAIALLGRNNPVGIALGALLWGFLERTTNHLEFEGYDKEILGVIQGVIVLCVVIAYEVVRRYGLKRQQQRVGAELAAQAAPNEKQEVA, encoded by the coding sequence ATGAAAAAGCTGACCTCACGGATCGACAAGGAGCGGCTGTTCCTGGGGCTCGCCGCGCCGCTGCTCGCGCTCGTCGCCGCGATCGTCGTCACCGCCCTGGTGATCCTCGCCACCGGCAAGAACCCGTTCGCCGCCTTCAGCGACATGCTGACCTACGGCTCCGCCAGCGACAGCCAGGTCTACATCCTCAACAAGGCGACGACGTACTACCTGGCGGGTGTCGCGGTGGCCATCGGCTTCCGCATGAACCTGTTCAACATCGGCGTGGACGGCCAGTACCGGCTCGCCGCGTTCTTCGCGGCGGTGCTCGGCGGTGCGCTGACCCTGCCGGGCTTCGTCGCCGTCCCGCTGATGATCATCTGTGCGATGGGCGTGGGCGCCGTCTGGGCCGGTATCGCCGGAATCCTCAAGGTGACCCGGGGCGTCAGCGAAGTCATCTCGACGATCATGCTGAACTCCATCGCCACCGCGATCATCGCCTACCTCCTGCAGCCGGGTAAGCTCGCCGAACTCCAGAGCGGCGGCACCGTCGTCTCGACCAAGCCGCTGCCGCAGGACTCGTGGTTCTTCTCGATCGACACGGGTGCGGCAGGCGTCCTCTGGGGCTTCATCGTGATCGCCGTACTCGTCGGTGTCGCCTACTGGTTCGTGCTCGGCCGCACCCGCTTCGGCTTCGACCTGCGGGCCGTCGGCCAGTCCGAGAGCGCGGCCGCGGCCAGCGGTGTCAGCGTCAAGCGCATGATCGCCACCAGCATGCTCATCTCGGGTGCCGTGGCCGGTCTGATCGGTATGCCGACCCTCCTCAACGACAGCCACCAGTTCAGCAACGACTTCCCGTCGGGCATCGGCTTCACCGGCATCGCCATCGCGCTGCTCGGCCGCAACAACCCCGTCGGCATCGCACTCGGCGCCCTCCTGTGGGGCTTCCTCGAGCGCACCACCAACCACCTTGAGTTCGAGGGCTACGACAAGGAGATCCTCGGCGTCATCCAGGGCGTCATCGTCCTGTGCGTCGTGATCGCCTACGAGGTCGTACGCCGGTACGGCCTCAAGCGTCAGCAGCAACGGGTCGGCGCCGAACTCGCCGCCCAGGCCGCCCCGAACGAGAAGCAGGAGGTGGCGTGA
- a CDS encoding ABC transporter ATP-binding protein: MRGITKRFPGVVANRDIDITVAAGTVHALCGENGAGKSTLMKILYGMQQPDEGTITVNGDRVIFHNPADAIGRGIGMVHQHFMLADNLTVLENVVLGAEKLHGIGAKARTKIKEISDAYGLNVRPDVLLEELGVADRQRVEILKVLYRGAKTLILDEPTAVLVPQEVDALFDNLRELKAEGLTVIFISHKLGEVLSVADEITVIRRGTTVGTVEPRTTTAKQLAELMVGSELPTPETEESTVTDVPLLDVARLHLAQTDLDGVQRIILDEITFTIHRGEILGIAGVEGNGQSELVEAIMGIRAPESGVITLDGTDISHTPTRRRREAGVGYIPEDRHRHGLLLEAPLWENRILGHVTERPNSRGGLLDLKGARADTERIIEAYDVRTPGIEVTAASLSGGNQQKLIVGREMSHAPKLLIAAHPTRGVDVGAQAAIWDHIREARREGMAVLLISADLDELIGLSDTLRVMYRGRLVADADPATITPEELGSAMTGAATGHLEHTEDDDR; the protein is encoded by the coding sequence CTGCGCGGCATCACCAAACGCTTCCCCGGCGTCGTCGCCAACCGTGACATCGACATCACCGTCGCCGCGGGCACCGTCCACGCCCTGTGCGGCGAGAACGGTGCCGGCAAGTCCACCCTGATGAAGATCCTCTACGGCATGCAGCAGCCGGACGAGGGCACCATCACCGTGAACGGCGACCGGGTCATCTTCCACAACCCCGCCGACGCCATCGGCCGCGGTATCGGCATGGTGCACCAGCACTTCATGCTCGCCGACAACCTCACCGTCCTCGAGAACGTCGTCCTCGGCGCTGAGAAGTTGCACGGCATCGGTGCCAAGGCGCGTACGAAGATCAAGGAGATCTCCGACGCGTACGGGCTCAACGTCCGGCCCGACGTGCTCCTGGAGGAGCTCGGCGTCGCCGACCGTCAGCGCGTGGAGATCCTCAAGGTCCTCTACCGCGGCGCCAAGACCCTCATCCTCGACGAGCCCACCGCCGTCCTCGTGCCGCAGGAGGTCGACGCCCTCTTCGACAACCTCCGCGAGCTGAAGGCCGAGGGGCTCACCGTCATCTTCATCTCCCACAAGCTGGGCGAGGTGCTGTCCGTCGCCGACGAGATCACCGTCATCCGGCGCGGTACCACGGTCGGCACGGTGGAGCCGAGGACCACCACCGCCAAGCAGCTCGCCGAACTGATGGTCGGCAGTGAGCTGCCCACACCGGAGACGGAGGAGTCCACCGTCACGGACGTCCCCCTGCTGGACGTGGCACGGCTGCACCTGGCCCAGACGGACCTCGACGGCGTCCAGCGGATCATCCTCGACGAGATCACCTTCACCATCCACCGGGGCGAGATCCTCGGCATCGCCGGTGTGGAGGGCAACGGCCAGTCCGAACTGGTCGAGGCGATCATGGGGATCCGTGCCCCCGAGTCCGGCGTCATCACGCTGGACGGCACCGACATCTCCCACACCCCCACCCGCCGCCGCCGCGAGGCCGGCGTCGGCTACATCCCCGAGGACCGTCACCGCCACGGCCTGCTGCTCGAGGCGCCGCTGTGGGAGAACCGCATCCTCGGCCACGTCACCGAGCGGCCCAACTCGCGCGGTGGGCTGCTCGACCTCAAGGGCGCCCGCGCCGACACCGAGCGGATCATCGAGGCGTACGACGTCCGCACCCCGGGTATCGAGGTGACCGCCGCCTCGCTGTCCGGCGGCAACCAGCAGAAGCTGATCGTCGGCCGCGAGATGAGCCACGCGCCCAAGCTCCTCATCGCCGCCCACCCCACCCGCGGTGTGGACGTCGGCGCGCAGGCCGCCATCTGGGACCACATCCGGGAGGCCCGCCGCGAGGGCATGGCCGTGCTGCTGATCTCGGCCGACCTGGACGAGCTCATCGGGCTCTCCGACACCCTGCGGGTGATGTACCGCGGCCGCCTGGTCGCCGACGCCGACCCCGCCACGATCACCCCCGAGGAGCTGGGCTCCGCCATGACGGGTGCGGCCACCGGCCACCTGGAGCACACAGAGGACGACGACCGATGA
- a CDS encoding BMP family protein: MRRVAKLSAVCVVSAALALSATACGSTSSDNDTSSSSSASDGKGVKIGLAFDVGGRGDRSFNDSAARGADKAKSEFGGSIKELTAKTSDTEADREQRLTDLAGAGYNPVIGVGFSYAASMAKVAAKYPKTSFGIVDSVVDVNNVDSITFTEEQGSYLAGVAAALKTKKDHVGFIGGVDTPLIKKFEAGYVQGVKDTDPKVKVDVQYLTHGSDLSGFSSPDKGSEAAQGMLDKGADVIYTAAGSSGNGAIEAVSGVKGAWAIGVDSDQYNVPGLAKYKASILTSMVKSVDVGVYDLIKSVHDGKPLTGTNSYSLAKNGVSLATSGGFIDDIQAKLDAAKKKIVDGDIKVKTTP, from the coding sequence GTGCGCCGGGTAGCCAAGCTTTCCGCTGTGTGTGTCGTATCCGCAGCTCTCGCACTGTCTGCCACAGCCTGTGGCAGTACCTCCTCCGACAACGACACCTCGTCGTCGTCCTCCGCCTCCGACGGCAAGGGCGTCAAGATCGGCCTCGCCTTCGACGTCGGCGGCCGTGGTGACCGTTCCTTCAACGACTCCGCCGCGCGCGGTGCCGACAAGGCCAAGAGCGAGTTCGGCGGCTCCATCAAGGAGCTGACCGCCAAGACCTCCGACACCGAGGCCGACCGTGAGCAGCGCCTCACGGACCTGGCCGGCGCCGGCTACAACCCGGTCATCGGTGTCGGTTTCTCCTACGCCGCGTCGATGGCCAAGGTCGCCGCGAAGTACCCGAAGACCAGCTTCGGCATCGTCGACTCGGTGGTGGACGTCAACAACGTCGACAGCATCACCTTCACCGAGGAGCAGGGCTCGTACCTGGCCGGCGTCGCCGCCGCCCTCAAGACCAAGAAGGACCACGTCGGCTTCATCGGCGGCGTCGACACGCCGCTGATCAAGAAGTTCGAGGCGGGCTACGTCCAGGGCGTCAAGGACACCGACCCGAAGGTCAAGGTCGATGTGCAGTACCTGACCCACGGCAGTGACCTCTCCGGCTTCTCCAGCCCCGACAAGGGTTCGGAAGCCGCGCAGGGCATGCTCGACAAGGGCGCCGACGTCATCTACACGGCGGCCGGCTCCTCCGGCAACGGCGCGATCGAGGCCGTCAGCGGCGTCAAGGGCGCCTGGGCCATCGGCGTGGACTCCGACCAGTACAACGTCCCGGGTCTGGCCAAGTACAAGGCCTCGATCCTGACCTCGATGGTCAAGAGCGTCGACGTCGGTGTCTACGACCTCATCAAGTCCGTTCACGACGGCAAGCCGCTGACCGGCACCAACAGCTACTCGCTCGCCAAGAACGGTGTCTCGCTGGCCACCAGCGGCGGCTTCATCGACGACATCCAGGCCAAGCTGGACGCGGCCAAGAAGAAGATCGTCGACGGCGACATCAAGGTCAAGACCACCCCGTGA